In the Candidozyma auris chromosome 5, complete sequence genome, GTCTCAACGACCTTGTAATATTTGTAAGTATTGTACGAACTTTAGACTCTGTCTCCCAAGCGTAATGAAATGAAAATTGTATGCTCACACAGTCAATAGGAAACAAACCGTCCATGATACCCGGGAAATTGGGCTCTAGAATCTCGGGCAAAGTGTATGTGAACAAGTCACCAGTGGCAAAGcaagcttcaaaattgTATCGTTTTGAGTCTCGAGATCTCTTGGCTTGTGGGTTTTGCGGTATGAATCTCGCCTTGTTTTGAGAGTACCTCTTGAACGCCTCCTTCACAGATGCATCCGAAATGTCTATACCAATGTACTGATCCACATGGACAAATTCACACTTATTCAAGTCACCACCTTTACCACAACACAAGTCAAGAAATACTAGTTGAGCTCCAGGCAGCAGTCTCTTGACGTGGTTTCCAAGCAACATGTACTTGATTGCATTATTGAAGTTTCGAAGCTTATAAATGGGTGACCTCGTTCTTGACCCTTGCATCCTCAGCTGGAATGTTCTTTGGTTATAATGCTGTCTCACAATGCTACTGATGTCCTTGTTCTCCTTGTGGGCTATGCTGCTCTGAAAAGTTCTGTATTCGCTTTTCTGCCCTGCTCCACCTAGTGAAGGCACATTCGTGTATGCTGCTACTGAAGGCTCTCCATCCACAGAAACCTCAGATTGTTCTCTTTCACGGTGTGTTCTTCGAGATTCCCTGTCTGGCTCAGGAGTTTCACGGCGAATAACTCGCGTATCTCTATTTTCAGGTCTAGCTCCGTATTTCAGGTACTTGTCATCCTTAGCGGCATATTTGGCATACTTGTCGTACTTCAGCGAGTCTGACGCAATTTCTCGTGCTCTAGACAGTCTCCCGCCGTACTTGTCGTACTTGTTGGCTTCCGAAGGCTGCGCTTTACTTTTCATCCATGCTGGAAGCTCTTTCTTGGTTTCCTTGTACACTGAGGAAGACGCTGGCACGGGAGTAGCCAGGTGATCTTTTCTTGAGAGAGCCTGAATGAATTCTGGCGTCTCTTCAGTGTGGGGTCTTTTCAGTTCTGAGTCTGAAGGTTCAGCCAGACGCTTACGTCCATTTTCGTTGCTAGTGTCATCGTTAGACGGCACTTCTTCTCGTGAATTGTCCACTTTATCTCCTAGATAGGAAGTTTTTGGCCCATTTGTGGCTGTCTCTGCGCTCGGGCTGTCATTACTATCTGTTGTTTCAGACATTGGTAAATATACTATGTTTCTgaagtgttgatgaagatgtttTCCATATGCAAGACAAACACATAGAGGAAAGGAAAATTGGAGATAGTGAGATTATTACTCCAAACACGgcaaaaaataaaaaattaaaaaaaaagatagTTTGAGTTCTGAACATAGCTGCTTATCGTTATATCTATGAAGTGGATTTATGCATTCTCCGACCATTTGCTCGCTGTTggaaaatggctgcaaaacggAGCTTGGAAGTACTTCACGCTTACAACAAGCAGAGCAAAGTCAATTGGTCCACAAATTCAACCCCATTATCGGAGTTGTGATTCACACTTTGAGATAAGTATCAAGCCATAGCGGCACCGTGAGTATCTTCCAAATCTCATCAATTACTCGTATCTCTCCCAAATTTTGTCCAGCACCAATAAAATTCTCAACACTACGATTGCCCACTTTTTCATTCATGGCGTTGTCGTTAATATATGTGCATATCTATATGGGTTGGAATCCTTGTGGCCAACCATCTTTTCTCTAATTGTCTGAGTGAGACTCTCTCATCTCGTCAAATGTTCAGCATACCATTCTCCACAACCATTGATCATTGTTGGTGAATCTGACGCTTTATTCCATCTCGAGAACCCTTTCTTCCCGTCTCAAAGGAATGGCTTTAACTCGATGGCTCCCCATATTACATCCACAATGGGCTGCAATACATCCTTCTTATTCGGCACAAAATGCCCACCGTCATGTGTGAAGACATTCACAGCGTTTCCATACAACCTGTTCAAGTACTGAGACCTCGCTGGCGGGACAACTGCATCCTCTTTTCCGTAAATGGAAACAAACGTCGTGTCCAGCTTTCCTCTTTTATAGTACTTCTCGTACAGTTTATTCAACGACAGTCTCGCAGCGAAGTCGTCCACCAGCTCCTCATCGGTTTTGGCATCTCTGCTGGAGATAGTAAATGCAAATCCAGAGAACAAAACGGCCACTTTAAATTCAGCTAGCCCTTCGTGAGAAGCAATCGTGTTAGCCATGATGGCCGCCATGGCAGCTCCCTGAGAAAACCCCAAGATCCCATCGTAAGGACCGTTTTTTCTAATATAGTCTACCAAGTAGTCGTATGCTTCTTGGAAATGCTCGTAGATCCCATCGTGATAATCCCACCAGCACCTATTAACGTTCTTTGAGACTAGATCGTTCCACCTCTGCTCACTTTCGGTCTCGTCAGTTCCAAGCTGGAATGGAAGCAGCTCTTTCTTGTGGATCAAGATGGGCGGGTCAATGTACTCGAGCTCGTAGCCTAGTTTCTTGGTGAGCATTTTACGCAACCCGGACAACTTTTCTGCAAAGACACGCCCGCTTTGGAGGTATCCGGGCAAACAGAGAAAGCGTGGCATTTGgttgcaagaagaaggcggAATTAGTTTGAAGGTTGGGGTTAATCGCAGTATGTATAGATGAGTGCGCCATCTGCTGCTTTGGGAAGACAAGTTGTGAAGAATTTTTCATGACAAAGTGGTGAAAATGATTGTATTGGGTGGTGAACATCTCCATTTTTTTATCGTTCtatcaactttttttttgtccttttgTTTGGTGGGAATCGTGAAGCTGCTTCGCTTGGTATAGCGGCTGCGAAACTTAGTCTGGCCATATTCTATGAGCTGTAATCATGACCTTCCACCTTATTACCTTCCCATGAGGAATGTGTTGACACTCTGAAGAGTGTTCCTGCTCGGGTTTATTTTCGTGTAGTCAGCAATCTTTCCTAAATGCTGCTTGATGACGTCTTTGTTGACCAAATGGCTCGAGGAGGATTTCCAGGAGGTGTCAAATCTTTGACACAAAATGCACAAGACAACTCCGACAGAAAAATCCTTGCCAGAGTTGCACAATACTAGAACGGTTCTGCAGTCTGCCACCGCACCCATGATCTGTGGAAGAAGCGTTCGAAGCTTCTTTGACCCAAGCTTCCCGTCCTCAACCATATACTTGAGGACACGGcactttttgttttcatcACTATCGGTTCTGTGTTTATCCGAGAGAACCATCACCGCATCAAACTGGTCCACCTCTTTGGCACTCAAGTCTCTATCAATCGCACCTATGAAGATGCCAGTTTCTCCCAAGGCAGTCAACTCAAGCGGCAGCTGCTGCGCCATAACTCTTCCTTTGTAAATCTCATTCAATCTCTTGACAAGCTCCCCATCAGAAAGccaattgaagagattcCCTGTGTGGGGATCTATCACCCGTAACTCCTCGTTCTCGCACAGTAA is a window encoding:
- the ABD1 gene encoding mRNA (guanine-N7)-methyltransferase, which codes for MSETTDSNDSPSAETATNGPKTSYLGDKVDNSREEVPSNDDTSNENGRKRSAEPSDSESKRPHTEETPEFIQALSRKDHSATPVPASSSVYKETKKELPAWMKSKAQPSEANKYDKYGGRSSRAREIASDSSKYDKYAKYAAKDDKYSKYGARPENRDTRVIRRETPEPDRESRRTHREREQSEVSVDGEPSVAAYTNVPSLGGAGQKSEYRTFQSSIAHKENKDISSIVRQHYNQRTFQSRMQGSRTRSPIYKLRNFNNAIKYMLLGNHVKRSSPGAQLVFLDLCCGKGGDLNKCEFVHVDQYIGIDISDASVKEAFKRYSQNKARFIPQNPQAKRSRDSKRYNFEACFATGDLFTYTLPEILEPNFPGIMDGLFPIDCVSIQFSFHYAWETESKVRTILTNITRSLRPGGTFIGTIPSSDFIRDKIVKKEFNDHNTFGNELYHVRFEKDPPEDGIFREPFGNRYDYFLKDAVDDVPEYVVPFECLRSLCEDFGLILKYKKNFIDIFNQEIPKYFSKLNKNLVDGMKRADGKYGVEGAEKEAVAFYVGFVFEKLGN
- a CDS encoding putative serine hydrolase, which translates into the protein MPRFLCLPGYLQSGRVFAEKLSGLRKMLTKKLGYELEYIDPPILIHKKESLPFQLGTDETESEQRWNDLVSKNVNRCWWDYHDGIYEHFQEAYDYLVDYIRKNGPYDGILGFSQGAAMAAIMANTIASHEGLAEFKVAVLFSGFAFTISSRDAKTDEESVDDFAARSSLNKSYEKYYKRGKSDTTFVSIYGKEDAVVPPARSQYLNRLYGNAVNVFTHDGGHFVPNKKDVLQPIVDVIWGAIELKPFL